A window of Clostridia bacterium contains these coding sequences:
- a CDS encoding ammonia-forming cytochrome c nitrite reductase subunit c552, translating to MTEQRSDKPARFTLRIVIVVAVVAALATAGLTALLVNIFEHKQEARNPFYRVVELTDETVDPAIWAKNFPQQYDLYLRTVDQERTKFGGSEALPRTPTEADPRSVVSQSRLEEDPRLKTMWAGYSFSADYRKKRGHAYMLDDQAFTGRQQAAQQPGTCLHCHGSVYVPYKQLGDGDLIKGFEKMNQMHYSDARKKVQFPIACIDCHDPKTMQLRVTRPGFIEGIRALKASQGVKDYDVNTMATRQEMRTFVCGQCHVEYCFKGPEKRLTYPWAKGIKVENIMAYYDEQKFTTWTHADTGASVIKAHHPEFEMWNQGIHARSGVACADCHMPYMRQGALKISDHNVRSPVLNINRACQTCHKWSEAELKLRVETLQERVFGLRNQAMDALMALIADLKAAKAAGYSDADLATARDFQRRAQFYLDFVEAENSSGFHAPEEAGRILADSINMSRQGQLSLRPLRAAAKP from the coding sequence ATGACCGAACAACGCTCCGATAAGCCGGCGCGCTTCACGCTTCGTATCGTAATCGTCGTCGCGGTCGTTGCCGCGCTTGCTACGGCCGGACTTACCGCTCTACTCGTGAACATCTTCGAACACAAGCAGGAGGCGCGGAATCCGTTTTATCGCGTCGTAGAACTCACCGATGAAACCGTGGACCCGGCTATCTGGGCCAAGAACTTCCCGCAGCAGTACGACCTTTATCTGCGAACCGTAGACCAGGAGCGCACGAAGTTCGGCGGTAGCGAAGCCCTGCCGCGCACGCCAACGGAGGCCGATCCGCGATCAGTGGTATCGCAGTCACGGCTGGAAGAAGACCCGCGCCTGAAAACCATGTGGGCCGGCTACTCGTTCTCGGCGGACTATCGCAAGAAGCGCGGCCATGCCTACATGCTGGACGATCAGGCTTTCACCGGACGCCAGCAGGCGGCGCAACAGCCCGGAACGTGCCTTCACTGCCACGGGTCCGTTTACGTGCCGTACAAGCAACTGGGCGACGGAGACCTCATCAAGGGCTTCGAGAAGATGAACCAGATGCACTACTCCGACGCCCGCAAGAAGGTCCAGTTCCCAATTGCCTGCATCGATTGCCACGATCCCAAGACGATGCAGTTGCGGGTCACGCGTCCCGGCTTTATCGAAGGCATCCGCGCTCTCAAAGCCTCGCAAGGCGTTAAGGACTATGACGTGAATACGATGGCTACGCGTCAGGAGATGCGCACCTTCGTCTGTGGACAGTGCCACGTCGAGTATTGCTTCAAGGGACCGGAAAAGCGCCTGACCTATCCCTGGGCCAAGGGCATCAAGGTCGAGAACATCATGGCGTACTACGACGAGCAGAAGTTCACGACGTGGACTCATGCCGACACCGGTGCGTCTGTAATTAAGGCGCATCATCCCGAGTTCGAGATGTGGAACCAGGGCATCCATGCGCGTTCCGGCGTGGCGTGCGCCGATTGCCACATGCCCTACATGCGTCAAGGTGCTCTCAAGATCAGCGACCACAACGTACGCAGCCCTGTGCTCAATATCAATCGCGCCTGCCAGACCTGCCATAAATGGTCTGAGGCGGAGCTGAAGCTGCGCGTCGAAACCCTTCAGGAACGCGTCTTCGGACTTCGCAACCAGGCGATGGACGCACTGATGGCGCTTATCGCCGATTTGAAAGCTGCCAAGGCAGCCGGCTACTCCGATGCCGACCTCGCCACGGCACGCGATTTCCAGCGCCGCGCGCAGTTCTATCTTGACTTCGTGGAGGCCGAGAACTCGAGCGGATTCCACGCGCCGGAAGAAGCTGGACGGATCCTGGCGGACTCCATCAACATGTCGCGACAGGGTCAGCTCTCGCTTCGGCCACTGAGGGCGGCCGCGAAGCCATAA
- a CDS encoding histidine kinase, translating into MRWPKSKRFLKRLHSPLHQAERDAVEGFLGVARAFLALLSFVAVLVDAPDPPGYARLAHVLLIFWVLYSLGVVVWLRYRSVGPRAILGLHGLDVLWPLLITLFTEGPNSPFVTYFVFALVAAGFRWGFYECVATALAGVGLLNLEALLLSDGPPALQQLALEGQFDVKHLIIRCSYLIALGFMIGYLAENEKERRAESALINRVLLSVQANAGLSGSMQATLTAFIHVYGASHACVLMKNLSSNRLYLWQTPNGTAQTPRPFVREIPAEEAAAYELQGEPRTFFYTAGKYGPELIALAGDVVTREPGRRLQPLPCWTQQPTSVVSTFHELGNDWSCRILLLNAQLGYGITRELRFAEKLLRRTGPAIYSIYLIRRLRSHIGAIERARVARELHDGAIQSLISVEMQVDVLRRQAERSAIPMAGELDRIQQLLQLEVLNMRELMQHMKPVDMGPQQLLDFLFDTVDRFRRDTGISATFSSDLQEVEISPHACRELARILQEALVNIRKHAGARNVMVRLALENGGWKLIIDDDGCGFQFAGRLSFEELNTQRTGPSIIKERVRNIGAELWIESTPGRGARLEIFLPHKGQAFHG; encoded by the coding sequence GTGCGCTGGCCCAAATCAAAACGTTTCCTCAAGCGACTCCACTCTCCGCTGCATCAAGCCGAACGCGATGCGGTCGAAGGCTTTCTAGGTGTCGCGCGCGCCTTCCTGGCGCTGCTCTCCTTCGTTGCCGTCCTCGTCGACGCTCCCGACCCGCCTGGTTACGCCAGGCTTGCCCACGTGCTGCTCATCTTTTGGGTCCTGTACAGCCTGGGAGTCGTCGTATGGTTGCGCTATCGCTCCGTTGGGCCTCGGGCAATTTTGGGCTTGCACGGTCTTGATGTTCTCTGGCCCCTCCTGATCACGCTTTTCACCGAAGGTCCCAACAGTCCATTCGTCACCTACTTTGTGTTCGCCCTGGTTGCGGCAGGTTTCCGCTGGGGTTTCTACGAATGCGTGGCGACAGCGCTCGCCGGGGTTGGCCTGCTCAATTTAGAAGCGTTGCTGCTCAGCGACGGGCCTCCGGCCTTGCAGCAGCTCGCGCTTGAAGGACAATTCGACGTAAAACACCTCATCATCCGATGCTCTTACCTGATCGCGCTCGGATTCATGATTGGCTATCTTGCCGAGAACGAGAAAGAACGGCGAGCGGAGAGCGCGCTCATTAACCGTGTTCTTCTCTCCGTGCAGGCCAACGCTGGCCTCTCCGGCAGCATGCAAGCCACACTTACGGCATTCATTCACGTATACGGCGCTTCACATGCCTGCGTGCTGATGAAAAACCTGAGCAGCAATCGCCTGTACCTGTGGCAGACGCCGAACGGAACAGCGCAGACTCCCCGCCCTTTTGTGCGCGAGATCCCAGCCGAGGAAGCGGCAGCGTACGAATTGCAGGGTGAGCCTCGGACATTCTTTTATACGGCCGGAAAATATGGCCCCGAGTTGATCGCTTTGGCCGGTGACGTGGTGACGCGCGAACCGGGACGCCGCCTTCAGCCGCTCCCCTGTTGGACTCAGCAGCCGACTTCAGTTGTTTCGACTTTTCACGAACTTGGCAACGATTGGTCCTGCCGTATTCTGCTGCTGAATGCGCAACTCGGTTACGGAATCACTCGTGAACTTCGGTTCGCCGAGAAGCTGCTGCGGCGCACCGGTCCAGCGATTTACAGCATTTATCTCATCCGCCGGCTACGCTCGCATATTGGAGCGATTGAGCGCGCTCGCGTTGCGCGTGAACTTCATGACGGTGCCATACAGTCGCTCATTTCGGTGGAGATGCAGGTTGACGTGCTGCGGCGCCAGGCCGAACGCAGCGCCATCCCCATGGCGGGCGAACTAGACCGCATCCAGCAACTGCTTCAGCTTGAAGTGCTGAACATGCGGGAACTCATGCAGCACATGAAACCAGTTGATATGGGACCGCAGCAACTCCTTGATTTCCTTTTCGACACCGTGGACCGCTTCCGCCGGGATACCGGGATATCGGCCACCTTCAGTTCCGACCTGCAGGAGGTCGAAATCTCCCCGCACGCATGCCGCGAACTCGCCCGAATCCTTCAGGAAGCTCTCGTGAATATCCGCAAACATGCGGGCGCTCGCAACGTCATGGTGCGTCTCGCCCTGGAGAATGGGGGGTGGAAGCTCATCATCGACGATGACGGCTGCGGGTTCCAGTTTGCTGGGCGGCTGAGCTTTGAAGAACTGAACACACAGCGTACAGGGCCAAGTATTATCAAAGAGCGCGTTCGCAACATCGGCGCGGAGTTGTGGATCGAATCGACTCCCGGACGCGGCGCACGCCTTGAAATTTTTCTACCCCATAAAGGACAGGCATTCCATGGATAA
- a CDS encoding TIGR04053 family radical SAM/SPASM domain-containing protein: MDMKVNFDERPFIVIWETTQACDLACLHCRACAQPLRNALELSTVEAKRLIDEIAEMQAPVFVMTGGDPLKRPDIFDLVRYGAEHGVRTSLTPSATPLLTREAIVQLKEAGLSRLAVSLDGPRAEIHDAFRRVPGSYQWTLNAVRWAREIGLPVQINTTITRHNLQYLDEMIALLETLDIVLWSVFFLVPTGRGQNIDLISAEEFEQVFEKMYETSMRVPFDIKSTEAQHYRRYLMQRRTEANRESRAGSSASKMPSFIGVSTPDGIGRASGINDGKGFVFISHMGEVFPSGFLPMSAGNVRKESLSDLYRNSPLFKSLRDSDNLKGKCGDCEFRNVCGGSRARSYAMTGDLFAEEPCCVYQPKSSAEKRKAGREAAMAKAE, from the coding sequence ATGGACATGAAGGTGAACTTCGACGAGCGGCCATTCATCGTTATATGGGAAACGACGCAGGCTTGCGACCTGGCATGTTTACACTGCCGGGCCTGCGCGCAGCCACTGCGGAATGCGCTGGAGTTGAGCACCGTGGAGGCAAAGCGGCTGATCGATGAAATCGCCGAAATGCAGGCGCCCGTCTTCGTCATGACCGGGGGCGATCCTCTTAAGCGTCCCGACATCTTCGACCTGGTGCGTTATGGAGCGGAGCACGGCGTGCGGACGTCCCTGACGCCGAGTGCGACACCGCTGCTCACCCGCGAAGCAATCGTGCAATTGAAAGAGGCTGGTCTATCGCGGCTAGCTGTCAGCCTGGACGGTCCGAGAGCTGAGATTCACGATGCCTTTCGGCGTGTCCCGGGCTCATACCAATGGACATTGAACGCCGTGCGCTGGGCGCGCGAGATCGGCTTGCCCGTACAGATCAATACCACAATCACTCGCCACAACCTGCAATATTTGGACGAGATGATCGCATTGCTGGAGACGCTCGATATCGTTCTTTGGAGCGTGTTCTTCCTTGTGCCCACGGGACGCGGGCAGAATATCGATTTGATTTCAGCGGAAGAGTTCGAACAGGTATTCGAAAAAATGTACGAGACTTCCATGCGTGTGCCGTTCGATATCAAGAGCACCGAGGCACAGCACTATCGCCGATACCTGATGCAGCGCCGAACGGAAGCGAATCGGGAGAGCAGGGCGGGAAGTTCGGCAAGCAAGATGCCGTCGTTCATCGGCGTGAGTACACCGGATGGCATCGGTCGCGCAAGCGGCATCAATGACGGCAAAGGCTTCGTGTTCATTTCGCACATGGGAGAAGTTTTCCCCAGCGGGTTCCTGCCGATGAGTGCAGGGAACGTGCGGAAGGAATCGTTATCCGATCTATATCGCAATTCTCCGTTGTTCAAGTCGCTGCGAGATAGCGACAACCTGAAGGGCAAGTGCGGCGACTGCGAGTTTAGGAATGTGTGCGGAGGCTCTCGCGCCCGCTCGTACGCAATGACAGGCGACCTGTTCGCCGAAGAACCTTGTTGCGTTTACCAGCCGAAGAGCAGCGCAGAGAAGCGTAAAGCCGGACGAGAAGCCGCAATGGCCAAGGCCGAGTAG
- a CDS encoding ferritin family protein → MSKRSFTSLTPQEALHVAVFIEERNAELYHRFAEMFVEFRDLESLEIAGVFWDMAVEERQHSTLLQQRYTERYGNSACALTEDDLQEMIEVPHLEDGDVFSAEPSALGPSPRERALHVALFAEQNARRFYSGISETAADPVMRKFYRELSEFEADHVAFLEKRLTGAEANGKQSSGPV, encoded by the coding sequence ATGAGCAAGCGTTCATTCACCTCGCTTACGCCGCAGGAAGCGCTGCATGTTGCCGTGTTCATTGAGGAGCGCAACGCCGAGCTCTACCACCGCTTTGCCGAGATGTTCGTCGAATTTCGCGACCTTGAGTCACTGGAAATTGCCGGCGTCTTCTGGGACATGGCGGTGGAAGAACGGCAGCATAGTACGTTGCTTCAACAGCGCTATACCGAGCGGTATGGCAACTCCGCTTGCGCGCTCACCGAAGACGATTTGCAGGAGATGATCGAAGTGCCGCACCTTGAAGATGGCGACGTGTTTAGCGCCGAACCTTCCGCGCTTGGACCTTCGCCTCGGGAACGAGCGCTGCATGTGGCGCTCTTCGCGGAACAGAATGCGCGCAGGTTTTACTCCGGAATCTCGGAAACCGCGGCCGATCCGGTGATGCGCAAGTTCTATCGCGAACTCTCCGAATTCGAAGCCGACCACGTCGCCTTTCTCGAGAAGAGACTCACCGGAGCAGAGGCTAATGGGAAGCAATCGAGTGGCCCGGTGTAG
- a CDS encoding response regulator transcription factor has product MDKNDKVRILIADDHTIFRDGLRRLLESEGEFTVVGEAADGAEALTLVEKTNPDVLLLDLAMPRVPGLETLRALSTQKSPVRVILLTAAIDKRQIVEALQMGASGVVMKDAATQLLMKSIRTVMSGQFWVGREAVANMVQYLRDRAANEPPSPAKSYGLTRRETDILSAIVSGLSNKEIAQKFALSEDTVKHHLTNIFDKVGVSSRLELALFAINNSLVDLRSSAPK; this is encoded by the coding sequence ATGGATAAGAATGACAAAGTCCGAATCCTCATCGCTGACGACCACACCATCTTTCGGGATGGCCTGCGGCGCTTGCTTGAGTCGGAGGGAGAATTTACCGTCGTGGGCGAAGCAGCCGATGGTGCTGAAGCTCTCACTCTAGTTGAGAAAACAAATCCCGACGTCCTCCTGCTCGACCTTGCCATGCCTCGCGTGCCCGGCCTGGAGACACTTCGCGCGCTTTCGACCCAGAAGTCTCCGGTTCGCGTCATCCTGCTTACTGCCGCGATTGACAAGCGCCAGATTGTAGAAGCATTGCAGATGGGCGCCAGTGGCGTGGTCATGAAGGATGCCGCGACGCAATTGCTGATGAAAAGCATTCGCACCGTGATGTCGGGCCAGTTCTGGGTAGGACGGGAGGCCGTGGCAAACATGGTGCAGTACCTGCGCGATCGGGCCGCCAACGAGCCTCCATCACCGGCGAAGAGCTACGGTCTCACTCGCCGTGAGACCGACATTCTCTCTGCCATCGTCTCTGGCCTCAGCAACAAAGAGATCGCGCAGAAGTTCGCGCTCAGCGAAGACACGGTAAAGCATCACCTGACGAACATTTTCGATAAGGTTGGCGTGTCAAGCCGTCTCGAACTGGCACTCTTCGCCATAAACAACAGCCTCGTAGACCTTAGAAGTAGCGCCCCGAAGTAA
- a CDS encoding DUF1440 domain-containing protein, which yields MRNHTNADAKAIAKGLAAGLLGGLVASFAMNMLMSVAARGTNAKREGMWNDPQRDKQLMRERVTYFQQLADPTGEASQRAWWKISGHELTPEQRRKAGPVVHYAFGALLGAAYGAAAEVAPMMTKGMGAPFGVAVWAVGDEIAVPALGLSPWPTEVPAEAHAAMFASHVLYGASLEGVRRMLRRKPSQRYAFSANIGRVA from the coding sequence ATGCGCAACCACACTAATGCTGACGCAAAAGCGATAGCAAAAGGATTGGCGGCGGGTCTGCTTGGAGGGCTCGTCGCTTCTTTTGCGATGAACATGCTCATGAGCGTCGCTGCTCGTGGCACAAATGCGAAGCGCGAAGGCATGTGGAACGATCCGCAGCGCGACAAGCAATTAATGCGGGAACGAGTAACGTATTTCCAGCAGTTGGCGGACCCAACAGGAGAAGCATCGCAACGCGCATGGTGGAAGATTTCCGGGCATGAACTGACGCCTGAGCAGCGGCGGAAGGCCGGTCCTGTAGTGCATTATGCGTTCGGAGCGCTGCTGGGCGCGGCGTACGGAGCGGCGGCGGAAGTCGCTCCCATGATGACGAAAGGAATGGGCGCCCCTTTCGGCGTGGCGGTCTGGGCCGTGGGCGATGAGATTGCGGTCCCGGCGCTCGGACTTTCACCCTGGCCGACTGAGGTCCCGGCGGAAGCGCACGCGGCAATGTTCGCGTCTCACGTGTTATACGGCGCAAGCCTGGAGGGAGTGCGCCGGATGCTGCGCCGCAAACCATCCCAGCGGTACGCGTTTTCCGCAAATATCGGGCGGGTCGCATAA
- the nrfH gene encoding cytochrome c nitrite reductase small subunit: MTNRNLLAILLGVLVGLTVGVGGYTFIYAKGYSYLTNNPAACANCHVMQDYYSGWINSSHRSVAVCNDCHTPSGLIPKYAVKANNGFWHSFYFTTGRFPDPIQITRRNHQVTEDACRKCHQEIVSAIEGAHSDEAKRFSCVRCHSSVGHLGAIGAVAINSIEDQP; this comes from the coding sequence ATGACGAATCGAAATTTGCTTGCAATCCTGCTCGGGGTTCTCGTCGGCCTGACGGTGGGTGTGGGCGGCTACACTTTCATTTACGCAAAAGGCTATTCGTACCTGACAAACAACCCCGCCGCCTGCGCCAACTGCCACGTAATGCAGGATTACTACTCCGGTTGGATCAACTCCAGCCACCGCTCTGTGGCCGTTTGCAATGATTGCCACACACCTTCGGGACTGATTCCTAAGTACGCGGTCAAAGCCAATAATGGATTCTGGCATTCGTTTTACTTCACGACTGGCCGCTTCCCGGACCCCATTCAGATCACCAGGCGCAACCACCAGGTAACGGAAGACGCCTGCCGCAAGTGCCACCAGGAGATTGTTTCTGCCATTGAAGGTGCGCATAGCGACGAGGCAAAACGATTTTCCTGCGTGCGTTGCCACAGCAGTGTGGGACACCTCGGCGCCATCGGCGCCGTTGCCATAAACAGTATCGAGGACCAGCCATGA
- a CDS encoding SDR family oxidoreductase: MARKSAGSTRGANALKESAAKQATTARKQARVHEFPVDGEIRKLEEPRPPYPKQMQPRPGIEAEIEPRPKYEGGAYKPASKLEGKVALITGGDSGIGRAVAVFYAKEGADVAIVYLPEEQRDAEETRDAVEAEAQSCLLIPGDITQPEFCLESVERTVDEYGKLDILVNNAASQEHQEDIQEITDEQFDRTFKTNIYGYFRMAKAAIAHMNPGSAIVNCGSITGLQGSKKLLDYSATKGAIHAFTKSLAQQLVERGIRVNCVSPGPVWTPLNVADKEAEDVAEHGKQTPMGRAAQPEEIAPAFVFFASEGDSSYITGEVLTLLGGETTAA; encoded by the coding sequence ATGGCTAGAAAATCAGCAGGAAGTACTCGTGGAGCGAACGCGCTGAAGGAGAGCGCGGCGAAGCAGGCGACCACGGCGAGGAAACAAGCGCGCGTGCATGAGTTCCCAGTCGATGGTGAAATACGCAAGCTGGAAGAACCGCGGCCACCTTATCCCAAACAGATGCAGCCCAGGCCCGGCATTGAGGCAGAGATCGAACCGCGTCCGAAGTACGAGGGCGGGGCTTACAAACCGGCAAGCAAGCTGGAAGGTAAAGTGGCGCTGATAACCGGCGGTGATTCCGGCATCGGGCGGGCCGTGGCTGTGTTCTACGCCAAGGAAGGCGCTGATGTGGCAATCGTGTATTTGCCAGAGGAGCAGCGTGATGCCGAGGAGACGCGCGATGCGGTGGAGGCGGAGGCCCAGAGTTGCTTGCTCATCCCGGGCGACATAACCCAACCGGAGTTCTGCCTGGAGTCTGTCGAGCGCACCGTGGACGAATATGGCAAGCTCGACATTCTGGTGAACAACGCGGCTTCTCAGGAGCACCAGGAAGACATTCAGGAGATCACGGACGAGCAGTTTGACCGCACGTTCAAGACGAATATCTACGGCTACTTTCGGATGGCAAAGGCTGCAATCGCGCATATGAACCCGGGCTCGGCAATCGTAAACTGCGGTTCGATTACAGGATTGCAGGGCAGCAAGAAACTTCTGGATTATTCGGCGACAAAAGGCGCAATCCACGCCTTCACAAAATCACTCGCACAGCAGTTGGTGGAGAGAGGGATTCGCGTCAACTGCGTTTCTCCGGGACCGGTGTGGACGCCGCTCAATGTTGCCGACAAGGAAGCTGAAGACGTAGCCGAGCATGGGAAGCAAACTCCGATGGGGCGGGCGGCACAACCCGAGGAGATAGCTCCGGCATTCGTGTTCTTCGCCTCCGAAGGGGACTCAAGCTACATCACGGGCGAGGTGCTGACGTTGCTAGGCGGGGAAACAACGGCCGCGTAA
- a CDS encoding DUF72 domain-containing protein, whose translation MMGEIWIGTSGWHYKHWLGNFYPEKMAGSKMLEFYMQHFDTVELNNSFYKLPKTDTFVCWRDATPSKFLFAVKASRFITHNKKLKDPQNALGNFLPRAEVLGPKLGPILFQLPPRWKLNLERLEEFLSELPSYHRYSFEFREPSWNEQRVYELLQKSNAAYCIYELAGFHTPMHITADWAYVRLHGPGGKYQGSYEHAKLREWADRIVNWSRKMRAVFVYFDNDQAGYAAQNALELKRLVGQATVQRGREEAA comes from the coding sequence ATGATGGGAGAGATTTGGATAGGGACATCGGGCTGGCACTACAAGCACTGGCTTGGCAACTTCTATCCGGAAAAGATGGCTGGCTCGAAAATGCTGGAGTTTTACATGCAGCACTTCGACACCGTCGAGTTGAACAACAGTTTCTACAAGCTTCCCAAGACCGATACGTTTGTGTGCTGGCGCGATGCCACGCCAAGCAAATTCCTTTTCGCGGTGAAAGCCAGTCGCTTCATCACACATAACAAGAAGTTGAAGGATCCGCAGAACGCGCTCGGCAACTTTCTGCCGCGCGCAGAAGTATTGGGTCCGAAGCTCGGGCCGATTCTTTTCCAGCTTCCGCCGCGGTGGAAGCTGAACCTGGAAAGACTGGAGGAGTTTCTGTCCGAATTGCCGAGCTACCACCGCTACAGCTTTGAATTCCGTGAGCCGTCTTGGAATGAACAGAGAGTCTACGAGTTGCTGCAGAAGTCGAATGCGGCGTACTGCATCTATGAACTGGCTGGCTTTCATACGCCAATGCATATCACTGCGGACTGGGCATACGTGCGACTGCACGGGCCTGGAGGGAAGTACCAGGGCAGCTACGAACATGCGAAGCTGCGCGAATGGGCCGACCGCATCGTTAACTGGAGCAGAAAAATGAGAGCGGTGTTCGTCTACTTCGATAACGATCAGGCAGGTTACGCCGCGCAGAACGCGCTTGAGTTGAAGCGCCTCGTGGGACAGGCGACCGTGCAACGCGGTCGCGAGGAGGCGGCGTAA
- a CDS encoding glycogen debranching N-terminal domain-containing protein, translated as MIENRRFNLIRLHPRSDSGYVSQNRTVMATGLDGFIRPDPDQGLFVHQTRMLSCYRYKVNGKEPMSVALSNVEQHSWMGYYIQARPGREQDSNPDRGSGQVQPISEETIELRLSRFVGLGVHEDVELTNFSQVEVEFELVLECDGDFLDQLESSESRQQCGELLREWRRADDGAHELRFDYRAQHHFDHQGNIGDATMHRGLAVRIARSDAEPGYEGGQIRFPIKIGPLQHWNACIELVPYIEGEAMPSLYECAAFGGEENLLDRRRELFFAESTHFSTIESDTLAHVVSTACEQAKRDLAALRLYDMDRSPREWTMAAGLPLYIALFGRDTLTASWEAASVSASMMVGALAELPKTQGTTVNDWLDEEPGRMIHEAHTGPLATLRYNPRVRYYGSATTSKFYPVALAELWHWTGDKALVQPFIEPAMKCLQWMDEYADFDRDGFYEYRTHSEQGTIHQGWKDSRDAIVWADGSQVSPPVSTCEEQAYAYIAKLHMSELLWWLDRKDEARQLFHQAQEFKKRFNERFWWEQEQFFYMGLGPKDEPIDSVGSNVGHLLAAGIVDHALVQPTAKRFMQDDLFTGWGIRTLSSKHPAFNPYSYHRGSVWPVEHGTFAIGMMRFGLYDYVERVCKGMFEAAGMFDFERLPEVFSGHQRDAQHPFPALYPKTCWPQAWSASAIFAMVQSMLGLYPYAPLKVLIVDPHLPEWLPEITLRNLHVGEAVVGLRFWRREDGGSDYEVLSKRGTLHIVRQPSPWSTTDGFAGRIVDLLTSFLPRHV; from the coding sequence ATGATCGAGAACCGGCGCTTCAACCTCATCCGCTTGCATCCGCGTTCCGACTCCGGTTACGTAAGTCAGAACAGGACGGTGATGGCAACGGGACTGGACGGTTTCATTCGTCCGGACCCCGACCAGGGGCTGTTTGTACACCAGACGCGGATGCTGTCCTGCTATCGCTACAAGGTCAATGGCAAAGAGCCAATGTCGGTGGCGCTGTCGAACGTTGAACAACATTCGTGGATGGGCTACTACATACAGGCTCGGCCCGGGCGCGAGCAGGACAGCAATCCCGATCGCGGCAGTGGCCAGGTACAGCCCATCTCGGAGGAAACGATCGAACTGCGACTGTCGCGTTTCGTCGGATTGGGCGTGCATGAAGACGTGGAGCTGACGAACTTCTCGCAAGTGGAAGTAGAGTTCGAACTGGTGCTCGAGTGCGATGGCGACTTTCTGGATCAACTGGAAAGTTCAGAGAGCCGCCAGCAATGCGGTGAACTGCTTCGCGAGTGGAGACGCGCAGACGATGGCGCTCATGAGTTGCGCTTCGACTATCGCGCGCAACACCACTTCGACCACCAGGGCAACATCGGCGATGCCACCATGCACCGCGGACTCGCCGTTCGCATTGCGCGCAGTGACGCAGAGCCGGGTTACGAGGGCGGGCAGATACGTTTTCCCATAAAGATTGGGCCGCTGCAGCATTGGAACGCCTGCATAGAACTTGTTCCGTACATAGAGGGCGAAGCGATGCCTTCGCTGTATGAGTGTGCTGCATTTGGAGGAGAGGAAAACCTGCTTGACCGGCGTCGTGAGTTGTTCTTTGCCGAGTCCACGCACTTCAGCACAATCGAGAGCGATACGCTGGCGCACGTGGTATCGACAGCGTGCGAACAGGCAAAGCGCGACCTCGCGGCACTTCGCCTGTATGACATGGACCGTAGCCCGCGCGAATGGACGATGGCGGCTGGGTTGCCGCTTTACATCGCGCTCTTCGGCCGCGACACGCTGACCGCTTCGTGGGAAGCGGCGTCGGTCAGCGCGTCGATGATGGTAGGCGCTCTGGCCGAGTTGCCGAAGACACAAGGCACGACCGTCAACGACTGGCTCGATGAAGAACCCGGACGCATGATCCACGAAGCGCACACTGGCCCACTCGCAACCCTGCGCTACAACCCTCGCGTGCGCTACTACGGTTCGGCCACGACCAGCAAATTCTATCCGGTCGCACTGGCGGAGCTCTGGCACTGGACGGGCGACAAGGCGCTCGTCCAGCCGTTCATCGAGCCGGCTATGAAGTGCCTGCAATGGATGGACGAATATGCCGACTTCGACCGCGACGGTTTTTACGAATACCGGACGCACTCCGAGCAGGGGACGATTCACCAGGGGTGGAAAGACTCTCGCGACGCCATAGTGTGGGCTGATGGCTCGCAAGTGTCGCCGCCGGTCTCAACGTGCGAGGAGCAGGCATATGCGTATATCGCAAAGCTGCATATGTCTGAGCTGTTGTGGTGGCTGGATCGAAAAGATGAAGCGAGGCAATTGTTCCACCAGGCACAGGAATTCAAGAAGCGATTTAATGAGAGGTTCTGGTGGGAGCAGGAACAGTTCTTCTACATGGGGCTGGGTCCGAAGGATGAACCGATCGACTCCGTGGGGTCGAATGTTGGACACCTGCTTGCGGCGGGCATCGTCGATCACGCGCTGGTGCAGCCAACGGCCAAACGCTTTATGCAGGACGACCTGTTCACGGGTTGGGGGATACGGACGCTCTCCTCGAAGCATCCGGCGTTCAATCCGTACAGCTACCATCGGGGGTCGGTGTGGCCTGTCGAACACGGAACGTTTGCGATCGGCATGATGCGGTTCGGTCTGTACGACTATGTTGAACGGGTATGCAAGGGGATGTTCGAAGCCGCTGGCATGTTCGACTTCGAACGCTTGCCGGAAGTGTTTTCTGGACATCAACGGGATGCGCAGCATCCGTTTCCGGCGTTGTATCCCAAGACCTGCTGGCCGCAGGCGTGGTCGGCTTCTGCGATCTTCGCGATGGTGCAGTCGATGTTGGGCCTTTATCCTTACGCGCCGCTGAAAGTGCTCATCGTGGATCCGCATCTCCCGGAGTGGCTGCCGGAAATCACTCTTCGAAACCTGCACGTGGGCGAAGCAGTTGTGGGTCTGCGCTTTTGGCGTCGTGAGGATGGAGGCAGCGACTACGAGGTGTTGAGCAAGCGCGGAACTCTGCACATCGTACGGCAGCCGAGCCCCTGGTCGACAACCGACGGTTTTGCCGGGCGTATCGTCGATCTGCTCACAAGCTTCTTGCCCCGGCATGTCTGA